The Malus domestica chromosome 13, GDT2T_hap1 genome includes a window with the following:
- the LOC139190958 gene encoding uncharacterized protein encodes MGPFPSSHGNQYILVAVEYVSKWVEAIAAPTNQGSVVLRFLQGVIFPRFGIPRVILSDGGKHFINKSFANLLAKYGINHRVATPYHPQTSGQVEVSNRELKRILEKTLENNVNCSSMSWRKFVRVLMKVVAIQLKAKVVSREIEISLDWTIFGY; translated from the exons atgggaccatttCCATCGTCCCATGGGAACCAATATATTTTAGTTGCTGTGGAGTATGTTTCTAAGTGGGTCGAGGCCATTGCAGCACCAACTAATCAGGGATCAGTAGTCCTGAGGTTCCTCCAAGGGGTTATATTTCCGCGTTTTGGAATTCCACGCGTTATTCTTAGTGATGGGGGGAAGCACTTTATTAATAAATCATTTGCTAATTTGTTGGCAAAATATGGGATTAATCATCGTGTggctacaccttatcatccacagACATCTGGTCAAGTGGAAGTTTCAAACAGAGAATTAAAACGCATTTTGGAGAAAACA CTAGAGAACAACGTAAATTGCAGCTCAATGAGCTGGAGGAAATTCGTCAGGGTGCTTATGAAAGTTGTTGCTATTCAGCTCAAGGCTAAAGTTGTTTCCAGGGAAATTGAAATCTCGCTGGACTGGACCATATTTGGTTACTAA
- the LOC139190957 gene encoding uncharacterized protein, whose product MAADTQQWAVQQPQSRSVFEMSNGSPYVTAQIEKMEKRLDAKFDMLLQRMPGSQVAVQQPLQAACSICNMITHDFMSCPHKDVSPDFTAEQVNAFNNFQRPRYDPYSNFYNPGWRDHPNLRWDKEQHTRPQFQQQATVKNIEKQVGQIALQVSGRAPGTFPSQTEPNPRGGADCKAVRVLRSGKSFHNRDENCILNSRVDSQPKTDSGNVEKSANSKDSEQPVNSSENSAEDIVEDRVYEPSMPYPERLKPRVKDQQLTDFMKTLSKVQINLPLIDAIKNIPSYAKFLKDVCTKKKKLVDFEKVILTEQCSAVLLHKLPPKKQDPGSFTISCTIGNSHFKRALIDLGASINLMPFSVFQRLGQGEIKPTSVILQLADRSVAYPRGIIEDLIIKVDNLYLPADFVILDMDEDMQTPIILGRPFMATARTLIDVEAGTLTL is encoded by the exons atggcagCAGATACTCAGCAGTGGGCAGTTCAGCAGCCACAATCTAGGTCTGTTTTTGAGATGTCAAATGGTTCTCCATATGTTAcagcacaaattgaaaaaatggagaaaaggcttgacgcaaaatttgacatgttattaCAAAGAATGCCAGGTTCTCAGGTTGCTGTACAGCAGCCCTTACAAGCTGCCTGCAGCATTTGCAACATGATAACTCACGATTTTATGAGCTGCCCACATAAAgatgtttcaccagattttacaGCTGAGCAGGttaatgcatttaacaatttccAGCGGCCCAGATATGACCCATATTCTAATTTCTACAACcccggttggagagatcatcctaatCTAAGGTGGGATAAGGAACAGCACACTAGGCCTCAATTTCAACAGCAG GCAACAGTGAAAAACATCGAAAAACAGGTGGGGCAGATTGCTTTGCAGGTTTCTGGAAGGGCACCAGGTACATTTCCCagccaaaccgaaccaaatccTAGGGGCGGAGCAGATTGCAAGGCAGTTAGAGTTTTACGTTCCGGCAAAAGTTTTCATAACAGGGATGAAAATTGCATTCTAAATTCGCGGGTGGATTCACAGCCAAAAACAGATTCAGGGAATGTTGAAAAATCTGCCAATTCGAAAGATTCAGAACAGCCGGTTAACAGTTCTGAAAATAGCGCAGAAGATATTGTTGAGGATCGTGTTTATGAGCCATCTATGCCGTATCCCGAACGGTTGAAGCCTAGAGTTAAAGATCAACAATTGACAGATTTTATGAAGACTTTGTCTAAGGTTCAGATTAATCTGCCGTTAATTGATGCCATCAAGAACATTCCGtcttatgccaagtttttgaaggatgtttgcacaaagaaaaagaagcttgttgattttgagaaagtaattcttACAGAACAGTGCAGCGCTGTTCTGCTTCACAAATTGCCCCCAAAGAAACaagatccagggagttttacaatttcaTGCACAATTGGAAATTCTCATTTTAAACGTGCTTTAATTGACTTAGGTGCTAGTATTAATTTAAtgcctttttctgtttttcagagactaggacaaggagaaatcaaGCCAACATCAGTTATTCTACAACTAGCGGACCGATCAGTTGCTTATCCAAGGGGTATTATAGAAGACCTAATTATTAAAGTGGATAATCTCTATCTTCCtgcagattttgtgattttggatatggatgaagatATGCAAACACCGATTATTTTGGGACGTCCCTTCATGGCTACAGCCAGAACTTTAATTGATGTAGAGGCTGGGACACTTACACTTTGA